A stretch of the Saccharolobus caldissimus genome encodes the following:
- a CDS encoding ABC transporter permease, with protein sequence MLTEFINLIIMQIKMIKAYLPAFLFFSILFPIGFMLVFGYISIHSLTPYIVAGTITFYISVGVLTSVAQSLAFERNAGRFSLMIATGIPRELYAISIALSNGLATLIMVPIILILGEYLLHVEIKSIPYLIVALISSIFMGSMMGMALGLGIKNMYAVNQYSVIIGFVLSFFAPVYFPITFIPLPYRYITFLEPTTYVSQALYYSFAGNIISLLWSFGIIVFGFIFVILSRYVIKRQ encoded by the coding sequence ATGCTGACTGAATTCATTAACCTAATAATAATGCAAATAAAAATGATTAAGGCATATTTACCAGCTTTCCTTTTCTTCTCAATCCTCTTCCCAATAGGTTTCATGTTGGTATTCGGCTACATTTCAATCCACTCATTAACCCCTTACATAGTTGCTGGAACTATAACGTTTTATATTTCAGTTGGAGTTTTAACATCAGTAGCCCAATCGTTAGCTTTTGAGAGAAACGCTGGTAGATTCTCGTTAATGATAGCCACTGGGATTCCTAGAGAGCTATACGCTATAAGTATCGCATTAAGTAATGGACTTGCAACCCTAATAATGGTCCCAATAATTCTAATCTTAGGAGAGTATTTACTTCATGTTGAAATAAAATCGATACCCTATCTCATAGTAGCCTTAATATCTTCAATATTCATGGGCTCAATGATGGGGATGGCATTAGGCCTTGGAATAAAAAATATGTATGCAGTTAATCAATATTCGGTAATAATAGGATTTGTCCTATCTTTCTTCGCACCAGTATATTTCCCAATAACCTTCATACCTCTGCCTTATAGATATATAACGTTCCTTGAACCAACCACTTATGTTTCACAAGCTTTATATTACTCATTCGCAGGCAACATAATATCCCTGCTTTGGAGTTTCGGTATTATAGTTTTCGGTTTCATTTTTGTTATTTTAAGTAGATATGTTATAAAGAGACAATGA
- a CDS encoding ABC transporter ATP-binding protein — protein sequence MNVIEVKNVWKMYGKLVANEDISMTVNEGEIVALLGPNGAGKTTLVKQIYGELSPNKGEIKILGKKPTDRQIKKLIGVIPQECEPYGDLTVWDNIYYMGRLKGVSKEVIKNRGEELLNRLDLLSKRNTLARDLSGGLKRRTLIAMALINDPKLLILDEPTTGLDPEARREVWEILIDMKREGRSMLLTTHYLDEAERLADRIYFLNRRIIVEGTPAEIKEKFADWYEVIDYTNGKVYKVKGEEELKKLIMNLNGKFEVRMPSLEEIYLQVIRNAD from the coding sequence ATGAATGTGATTGAAGTCAAAAACGTTTGGAAGATGTACGGAAAATTAGTTGCAAATGAGGATATTTCCATGACAGTCAATGAAGGAGAAATAGTAGCCCTTCTAGGTCCTAACGGTGCTGGAAAGACAACATTAGTAAAACAGATTTATGGAGAGTTATCCCCAAATAAGGGAGAGATAAAGATTTTAGGAAAGAAGCCTACAGATAGACAAATAAAGAAATTAATAGGGGTTATTCCTCAAGAATGTGAACCGTACGGAGATCTTACAGTATGGGATAACATTTACTATATGGGAAGATTAAAAGGAGTATCTAAAGAGGTTATAAAAAATAGGGGAGAAGAACTATTGAATAGATTAGATTTATTGAGTAAGAGAAATACTTTAGCGAGGGATTTATCTGGGGGGCTTAAAAGAAGAACGCTAATTGCAATGGCCTTAATAAATGACCCGAAACTCTTGATCTTAGATGAGCCTACTACGGGTTTAGATCCAGAGGCAAGAAGAGAAGTATGGGAAATATTAATAGACATGAAAAGAGAGGGTAGAAGTATGCTATTAACCACACATTATTTAGATGAAGCTGAGCGGTTAGCGGATAGGATATATTTTTTAAATAGAAGAATAATAGTTGAAGGGACGCCTGCAGAAATAAAAGAGAAATTCGCAGACTGGTATGAGGTCATAGACTATACTAACGGTAAGGTATACAAAGTAAAAGGTGAGGAAGAATTGAAAAAATTAATAATGAACTTAAACGGGAAATTTGAGGTCAGAATGCCAAGTTTAGAAGAGATCTACCTTCAGGTGATTAGAAATGCTGACTGA
- a CDS encoding TrpB-like pyridoxal phosphate-dependent enzyme: MKIRIDLPQDEIPTEWYNILPDLPEELPPPMDPTGKAFELLKKVLPSKVLELEFSKERYIKIPEEILDRYLQVGRPTPIIRAKKLEEYLGNSVKIFLKMESYTYTGSHKINSALAHVYYATLDNAKFVTTETGAGQWGSAVALASALFKIKAHIFMVRTSYFAKPYRKYMMQMYGAEVHPSPSDLTDFGRELLSRDPNHPGSLGIAISEAVKYAEEHGGKYVVGSVVNSDIMFKTIAGMEAMKQMEIAGEDPDYIIGVVGGGSNYAALAYPFLGEELRKGKIRRKYIASGSLEVPKMTKGVYKYDYPDTAKLLPMLKMYTIGSDFVPPPVYAGGLRYHAVAPTLSLLMSKGIVEARDYSQEESFKWARLFSEIEGYIPAPETSHALPIIKEIADEAKKSGEKKTILVSFSGHGLLDLGNYASVLFKE, encoded by the coding sequence ATGAAGATAAGGATAGATTTGCCTCAAGACGAAATACCAACAGAATGGTATAATATTTTACCAGATTTACCAGAGGAATTACCTCCACCTATGGATCCTACTGGAAAAGCCTTTGAGTTGCTTAAAAAAGTCTTGCCTAGTAAGGTCCTTGAATTAGAATTTAGTAAAGAAAGATATATAAAAATTCCAGAAGAAATCCTAGATAGATATTTACAAGTCGGAAGACCTACTCCTATAATTAGGGCTAAAAAATTAGAGGAATATCTAGGAAATTCTGTGAAAATTTTCTTAAAAATGGAAAGTTATACTTATACTGGATCTCATAAGATTAACAGTGCCTTAGCTCACGTTTATTATGCGACTTTAGATAACGCTAAGTTCGTCACTACTGAAACTGGTGCAGGTCAATGGGGTTCTGCTGTAGCATTAGCTTCGGCACTATTTAAAATAAAGGCTCATATATTCATGGTTAGAACTAGTTATTTTGCAAAACCGTATAGAAAATATATGATGCAAATGTATGGTGCTGAAGTGCATCCATCTCCTTCAGATTTAACGGATTTTGGGAGGGAATTGCTATCAAGAGACCCTAATCATCCAGGCTCTTTAGGGATAGCGATTAGTGAGGCTGTAAAATACGCTGAAGAACACGGTGGAAAATACGTGGTAGGCAGTGTTGTAAACTCAGATATAATGTTTAAAACTATAGCGGGTATGGAGGCAATGAAGCAAATGGAAATAGCAGGGGAGGATCCAGACTATATCATAGGAGTAGTAGGAGGTGGTTCAAATTACGCCGCTTTGGCTTATCCATTTTTAGGAGAAGAGCTAAGAAAAGGAAAGATTAGAAGAAAATATATAGCCAGCGGTTCCTTAGAAGTCCCTAAGATGACTAAAGGAGTTTATAAATATGATTATCCAGACACTGCTAAATTACTACCTATGCTTAAGATGTACACTATTGGCTCAGACTTCGTTCCCCCACCAGTTTATGCTGGAGGTTTAAGGTATCATGCGGTTGCTCCTACTCTTAGTTTACTAATGAGCAAAGGAATAGTTGAAGCGAGAGATTACTCTCAAGAGGAATCATTTAAATGGGCAAGGCTTTTTTCAGAAATTGAGGGCTATATTCCAGCTCCAGAAACCTCTCATGCATTACCTATAATAAAGGAGATAGCGGATGAGGCTAAGAAGAGCGGAGAAAAGAAGACTATACTTGTGAGTTTCTCTGGTCATGGTCTCTTAGATTTAGGGAATTATGCCTCAGTATTATTTAAAGAGTAG
- a CDS encoding MFS transporter, giving the protein MKSSLALLIGSLLLTLIQWYSFFLISQLSLFLFPIILGVIIFILGFIGRALGSIVFGYIGDKISRKLSVILTALTLLIISVLLIVLYNYYTVIFYRFLQGLSLGGEWGGASTLIIETYSGSKFRGFIASIVQLSVPIAIIMSSFTIFLFSVLHLIEEWRFALILSVIISIVSIFLVKNMEDKTNKSYSRLPLIDAIRNDWKNILNAIGIKISESANFYIFTSYIFTQPIPANILSIIVLISISIQLILLPFFGYLSDIIGRRLVILIGAMLMLVGAYFFPLRLFIGEILLSVSDSALYAPQASLFTELFNRKYRFTASNFSYQIASIIGGSIAPAVLRATNYNVLTVCIPYVVITIICLSLIRETKGENI; this is encoded by the coding sequence GTGAAAAGTTCTCTAGCCCTTTTAATAGGTAGTTTATTATTAACACTAATTCAATGGTACTCTTTCTTTCTCATTTCTCAGCTCTCCTTATTTTTATTTCCCATTATTTTAGGTGTGATAATATTTATCTTAGGTTTTATAGGCAGAGCCTTAGGCAGTATCGTATTTGGATACATAGGGGATAAGATAAGCAGGAAGTTGTCAGTTATTTTAACTGCGTTAACTCTTCTAATAATTTCAGTCCTATTAATAGTCCTTTATAATTACTATACAGTTATCTTTTACAGATTTCTGCAAGGTCTAAGCCTAGGTGGAGAATGGGGAGGAGCTAGTACGCTAATAATAGAAACTTATAGCGGTTCTAAATTTAGAGGGTTTATTGCAAGTATTGTACAATTATCAGTTCCTATAGCTATTATAATGTCTTCATTTACCATATTCCTTTTTTCAGTTCTTCACTTAATTGAAGAATGGAGGTTTGCATTAATTCTCAGCGTTATAATCTCTATAGTATCTATATTCTTAGTTAAAAATATGGAAGATAAAACGAATAAGAGCTATTCAAGATTACCTTTAATTGACGCTATAAGAAACGATTGGAAAAATATATTAAACGCTATAGGGATAAAAATAAGTGAAAGTGCAAATTTTTATATATTTACATCATATATTTTTACTCAACCAATTCCAGCAAATATATTATCTATAATCGTATTAATTTCTATATCAATTCAACTAATACTTTTACCTTTTTTCGGTTACTTAAGTGATATTATAGGAAGAAGACTGGTGATTTTAATTGGGGCTATGTTAATGCTAGTAGGTGCTTATTTCTTCCCGTTAAGGCTGTTTATTGGAGAAATACTATTGTCAGTTTCGGATTCCGCATTATACGCTCCTCAAGCTTCTCTATTTACAGAACTATTTAATAGAAAATATAGATTTACTGCGTCAAATTTCTCATATCAGATAGCAAGCATAATTGGGGGTTCAATAGCCCCTGCTGTTTTGAGAGCGACTAATTATAATGTCTTAACAGTGTGTATTCCTTATGTTGTTATAACTATAATATGTTTATCTTTAATTAGAGAAACTAAAGGAGAGAATATATAG
- a CDS encoding AAA family ATPase, with protein MGSMCKIFDPYPKDSREYFYDNEEILNDVEKLLQGKFWPLILGPKRVGKTSIAKIVSKELNGLFIDASGIKSLKEFGNLLLNNLYVSRLQIDLKLFRIEIQKRPVMGIQNLLAKLDDTIIVIDEVQNITTPWFISVLSTAYNTSNVRFAFTGSMIGLSKVLTGESKGKKIGFQFKGRPIVKIEVSPFDDKKSEEFLKYGMRKCNIEINEEEIYDAIKTYRGIVGWLTYYGNFRSLGYSHEKAKEMVNEIAKSIIADEIKQFGELERAILKSLSITKEINWTDLKKITESLTGRKIEDWSFNHALEQLIAARLVSKKNSGYSLIDPMYYLIKKIL; from the coding sequence ATGGGTAGTATGTGCAAAATATTTGACCCATATCCTAAGGATAGCAGAGAATACTTTTACGATAATGAGGAAATATTGAACGACGTAGAAAAATTACTTCAAGGTAAATTTTGGCCATTAATATTAGGTCCTAAAAGAGTTGGAAAGACTTCCATCGCAAAAATAGTCAGTAAGGAACTTAATGGACTGTTCATAGATGCGTCTGGAATAAAATCGTTAAAAGAATTTGGTAATTTATTGCTAAATAATCTATATGTTTCGAGATTACAAATAGATTTAAAACTTTTTAGGATAGAAATTCAAAAAAGACCTGTAATGGGTATTCAGAATTTACTCGCAAAACTTGATGATACAATAATCGTAATAGATGAAGTTCAGAACATTACGACGCCGTGGTTTATATCTGTTCTATCTACAGCTTATAATACTTCTAATGTAAGATTTGCTTTTACTGGTTCAATGATTGGACTGTCAAAAGTATTAACTGGTGAAAGTAAGGGTAAGAAAATAGGCTTCCAATTTAAAGGAAGACCAATAGTTAAGATAGAAGTCAGTCCATTTGATGATAAGAAAAGTGAAGAATTCCTCAAATATGGAATGAGGAAATGTAACATTGAAATAAATGAAGAAGAGATTTACGATGCAATTAAAACCTATAGAGGCATAGTTGGATGGTTAACATATTACGGTAATTTCAGAAGTTTAGGATATTCTCATGAAAAAGCTAAGGAAATGGTTAATGAGATAGCTAAGAGTATAATTGCGGATGAGATTAAACAATTTGGAGAATTGGAAAGAGCTATTTTAAAATCCCTAAGTATAACAAAGGAAATAAATTGGACTGATCTAAAGAAAATTACTGAAAGTTTGACGGGAAGGAAAATAGAAGATTGGAGCTTTAATCACGCACTAGAGCAGCTTATAGCTGCCAGATTAGTGTCTAAAAAGAACAGCGGGTATTCTTTAATAGATCCCATGTATTACTTAATTAAAAAGATACTTTAA
- a CDS encoding arginine deiminase family protein, with amino-acid sequence MIAYAYAEWGKLRAVAMHKPGLEVLFGLLDPSSFLYARPFNWNKAKREHDELRRVLKEEGIKVFRLKHILKNKIKRDKKFKEKIIEKVGFNTDDPVLLVELLLLKPVLKYKRTDNGLHLEVTLTDPLSNLYFMRDQQITTKGGIIIGKMATHQREKEIEIMKLFWEALGVKYKEIIKGKLEGGDFFPMGDFALIGIGNRSDLDGAKNIFDVENEVGVVYESREEFFHLDTFFNVASSNLVIGVEELMKESRVEIYYDGKMVKVTNLYDYITKEKGFNIINVSIDEAKAYATNFLTIDDGKIVAPKNPANKRFKGLDVIEVEVSNLTGGAGGIHCMTAVIQRD; translated from the coding sequence ATGATAGCTTATGCTTATGCCGAGTGGGGAAAGTTAAGAGCTGTAGCAATGCATAAACCTGGTTTAGAGGTATTATTCGGATTATTAGACCCCTCTTCGTTTTTATATGCTAGACCTTTTAATTGGAATAAGGCGAAAAGGGAACATGACGAGCTTAGGAGGGTTCTTAAAGAGGAAGGTATTAAGGTATTCAGACTTAAACATATATTAAAAAATAAGATTAAGCGTGATAAAAAATTCAAAGAAAAAATAATTGAGAAAGTTGGATTTAATACTGATGATCCTGTACTGTTAGTTGAATTACTTTTACTTAAGCCTGTACTTAAATATAAACGTACTGATAACGGTTTACATCTAGAAGTTACATTAACAGACCCCTTATCGAATTTATATTTTATGAGGGACCAACAAATAACTACTAAGGGGGGTATAATAATAGGTAAAATGGCAACACACCAAAGGGAGAAAGAGATCGAAATAATGAAATTGTTCTGGGAGGCGTTAGGTGTAAAGTATAAGGAGATAATTAAGGGAAAACTAGAAGGTGGGGATTTCTTCCCAATGGGAGACTTCGCATTAATAGGAATAGGAAATAGAAGTGATTTAGATGGTGCTAAAAATATTTTCGATGTAGAGAATGAAGTTGGTGTAGTATATGAGAGTAGGGAAGAGTTCTTCCATTTAGACACGTTTTTTAACGTAGCTTCTTCAAATTTAGTAATTGGCGTTGAAGAGCTCATGAAGGAGAGTAGGGTAGAGATTTATTACGACGGAAAAATGGTAAAGGTTACTAATCTATATGATTATATAACGAAAGAAAAAGGATTTAATATAATAAATGTAAGTATAGATGAAGCTAAAGCTTATGCAACAAATTTCCTAACAATAGATGATGGAAAAATAGTTGCCCCTAAGAATCCCGCTAATAAGAGGTTTAAAGGCTTAGATGTTATAGAGGTAGAAGTAAGTAACTTAACTGGAGGAGCAGGAGGAATTCATTGCATGACTGCTGTTATCCAAAGAGATTGA
- a CDS encoding MFS transporter: protein MLDTVIQPYLGIHLGFTISQISLIFLISTIVQSIITLSLGILADFFNVFNLLIYSFIATDIGILFLILSHNFLIVLAAVTLAYLGFNVRVPLMRVVIGKRMSKEELSTYFTITPLFSIVLPLIAGFIAQESYTIDFVVAFIFIIIVILILFIIKSIVPLTREKRTTITSHIPFKEYSKLMREDRSGLVLPLLLAVNRFIFGTSFLYIPLYFTEIIKGSLLELGIMLSTETIAISLASSLSKFISDRLGDVTTLAMTRILAAITYALLYFVKSPVIFILINWVGTLFIAMDNVPEVSIISKTKTANLSMSLIDSVSTLLSISSPIIALYIWVNISPEATFLLSLLVIIPSIIMFNYKKL from the coding sequence ATGCTTGATACTGTTATACAACCATATCTGGGAATTCATTTAGGATTTACAATATCCCAAATCTCTTTAATTTTCCTAATTTCAACAATTGTTCAAAGTATTATAACTTTAAGCTTAGGTATATTGGCCGATTTTTTCAACGTTTTTAACTTATTAATATACTCATTTATAGCAACGGATATAGGTATTCTTTTTCTTATATTGTCACATAATTTTCTTATAGTTTTAGCTGCAGTAACTTTAGCATATTTAGGCTTTAATGTAAGAGTACCTTTAATGAGAGTTGTAATTGGGAAGAGAATGAGTAAAGAAGAGCTAAGTACCTATTTCACAATAACGCCTTTATTTTCTATAGTATTACCTTTAATTGCTGGTTTTATTGCCCAAGAGAGTTATACGATCGATTTCGTTGTAGCATTTATCTTTATAATAATTGTAATTCTAATCCTATTCATAATAAAGTCTATTGTACCACTAACTAGGGAAAAACGTACAACTATTACTTCTCATATTCCATTTAAGGAGTATTCTAAATTGATGAGAGAAGATAGAAGTGGATTAGTCTTGCCCTTGCTGTTAGCTGTGAACAGGTTTATTTTTGGAACAAGTTTTTTGTACATTCCGCTCTATTTTACAGAGATAATAAAGGGAAGTCTACTGGAGTTGGGAATAATGCTTAGTACCGAGACTATAGCCATAAGTTTAGCCTCATCTCTATCAAAGTTCATTTCAGACAGATTGGGTGACGTAACAACGTTAGCAATGACAAGAATTCTAGCCGCTATAACGTATGCCTTACTTTACTTTGTAAAATCTCCCGTGATCTTTATATTAATAAACTGGGTTGGAACATTATTTATAGCAATGGATAATGTACCAGAGGTCAGCATAATCTCTAAGACGAAAACAGCTAATTTATCCATGTCGTTAATTGATTCTGTATCCACATTGTTATCAATATCCTCTCCAATAATTGCTCTTTATATTTGGGTAAATATATCTCCAGAAGCTACATTCTTACTCTCACTTTTAGTAATAATCCCTTCTATCATTATGTTCAATTATAAAAAATTATAG
- a CDS encoding TldD/PmbA family protein, whose amino-acid sequence MEDLQKVYESLKYPYVEVRKQAFSSYEMYFLNGKLMGSFKFKDVGYAARYYKNGLLYFTSSNNIEDLKSNKEYNVTGWEGNFDNTEPKDGKYEVKETKPFDLMSVDEKINYFKNLYNTVKEIPSVINVSLYYSESVEEKEIIVNGANIIGRVPRLYVGIHLVIKENNRIATASYELGGSGGLEVLDRMNLNEFLLDKAKAVTDVLVKGKSFGEKTTDVILSNMLAGIMAHESVGHPFEADRILGREFAQAGLSYLAYMNNGKIGSDVVNVIDDPTIPGSGGYFMIDDEGTQARPKYLIKEGYVNEYLHDRFSAGKFNVKSNGSARASSFDREPLVRMSNTFFKPGNMSFEELLEDIKEGVYIKTYMEWNIDDLRLGQRYVGLEAYEIKNGEIGDPVLFPVLQGKTPDLLKAIDAVDNTLVFYPALCGKGDPDQAIPVWLGGPNMRLRNVKIKVMGNE is encoded by the coding sequence ATGGAAGATCTTCAGAAAGTTTATGAATCCTTAAAATACCCCTATGTGGAGGTGAGAAAGCAAGCGTTCTCATCTTATGAAATGTATTTTCTTAATGGCAAATTAATGGGATCATTTAAATTTAAGGATGTAGGATATGCAGCAAGATATTATAAAAACGGTTTACTATATTTTACTTCCTCTAATAATATTGAGGATTTAAAGAGTAATAAAGAATATAACGTAACTGGATGGGAAGGAAATTTTGATAATACTGAGCCTAAAGACGGTAAATATGAGGTTAAGGAAACAAAGCCCTTTGATTTAATGAGCGTTGATGAGAAAATAAACTATTTTAAAAACTTATATAATACTGTCAAGGAAATCCCCTCTGTAATTAATGTTTCGTTATACTATAGCGAAAGTGTGGAGGAAAAAGAGATAATAGTTAATGGTGCTAATATTATCGGAAGAGTACCTAGGCTCTATGTTGGTATACACTTAGTTATAAAAGAGAACAACAGAATTGCAACTGCCTCATATGAGCTGGGTGGAAGTGGAGGTCTTGAAGTGTTAGATAGGATGAATCTTAATGAGTTTTTATTAGATAAAGCTAAGGCAGTTACGGATGTTTTGGTTAAGGGTAAATCATTTGGTGAAAAAACCACTGATGTAATTTTAAGTAATATGTTGGCTGGTATAATGGCTCATGAATCTGTTGGGCATCCGTTTGAGGCAGATAGAATATTAGGAAGGGAATTTGCTCAAGCTGGATTAAGTTATTTAGCATATATGAATAACGGTAAGATAGGCAGTGATGTAGTTAATGTGATTGATGATCCTACTATTCCTGGTAGTGGCGGATATTTTATGATAGATGACGAAGGAACACAAGCTAGACCTAAGTACTTAATTAAAGAAGGATATGTTAATGAATATTTACACGATAGATTCTCAGCAGGCAAATTTAACGTAAAAAGTAACGGTTCTGCTAGAGCCTCTAGCTTCGATAGGGAGCCTCTAGTAAGAATGTCTAATACTTTCTTTAAACCTGGAAATATGAGTTTTGAGGAATTATTAGAGGATATTAAGGAAGGAGTTTACATTAAGACCTATATGGAGTGGAATATTGACGATTTAAGGTTAGGTCAAAGATACGTAGGATTAGAAGCGTACGAAATCAAAAACGGTGAAATAGGAGATCCAGTTTTATTTCCAGTACTTCAAGGTAAAACGCCGGATTTATTAAAGGCAATTGACGCGGTAGATAATACTTTAGTATTTTATCCTGCCTTATGCGGTAAAGGAGATCCAGATCAGGCTATACCGGTTTGGCTAGGTGGGCCTAATATGAGGTTAAGAAATGTTAAGATTAAGGTGATGGGTAATGAATGA